In Aegilops tauschii subsp. strangulata cultivar AL8/78 chromosome 3, Aet v6.0, whole genome shotgun sequence, one genomic interval encodes:
- the LOC109758322 gene encoding uncharacterized protein, whose protein sequence is MSKRPVDAGGERPPSRGRAAPRSARHHGATAQREAEAAAAAAAVAAALRDDAAVSSRAAMAARPRRGPNEYVSYRQPGPSEASMHHHPGDERFPGGPSHGDGEIQEVDEPAQPPRGGGGPYYMAPWQRRGRPPPQPLPPVAVDEPRYRYERVPGEQRMRIPGPVQAPPMGPRPTGNGGYRTNTTRVERVTTIKQDDGGAPYQPGAPVPGNGSPQQQQQQQHHDHQGSTSHTPPGRHRHPRTPRRTPAGSPGGYVSPDRGREKRRQLPAFCFTLCCILFWLAVVVVGVAVLTVYLYYRPQPPKLRVTDASLNAGYVDELTVPGGPARGLALNADLTVLVAITSPNTKVKMVLWYMQLDLYFEGHRIGTSTVLPAPLFEEPRTYALRTVDFVVSEAPLSREDAIAWRNGTVAGGPVKLKLVGKFHTQLNFGRWLPYKYWVYPRCTLWMDPPPNGGLVRARC, encoded by the coding sequence ATGAGCAAGAGGCCGGTggacgcgggcggcgagcggccgcCGAGCCGTGGCCGCGCGGCGCCGCGGTCGGCTCGCCACCACGGTGCGACCGCGCAgagggaggcggaggcggcggcggccgccgcgGCGGTGGCGGCCGCGCTGCGCGACGATGCTGCCGTGAGCAGCAGGGCGGCGATGGCGGCTCGCCCCAGGCGTGGGCCCAACGAGTACGTCTCCTACCGCCAGCCCGGACCGAGCGAGGCGTCGATGCATCACCATCCCGGCGACGAGCGCTTCCCCGGCGGGCCGAGCCACGGCGACGGCGAAATCCAGGAGGTTGACGAGCCGGCGCAGCCgccccgcggcggcggcgggccctACTACATGGCGCCGTGGCAGAGGCGGGgccgcccgccgccgcagccgctgCCGCCGGTGGCGGTCGACGAGCCGCGGTACCGGTACGAGCGCGTCCCGGGGGAGCAGAGGATGAGGATCCCGGGGCCGGTCCAGGCGCCGCCGATGGGCCCGCGCCCGACCGGCAACGGCGGCTACCGGACCAACACCACGAGGGTCGAGCGCGTCACAACGATCAAGCAAGACGACGGCGGCGCGCCTTACCAACCGGGCGCGCCGGTGCCGGGGAACGGGAGcccacagcagcagcagcagcagcagcaccatGATCACCAGGGGTCGACGTCGCACACGCCGCCGGGACGTCACCGCCATCCGCGGACACCGAGGAGGACCCCGGCAGGCTCTCCGGGGGGCTACGTCTCGCCGGACCGCGGCAGGGAGAAGCGCAGGCAGCTGCCGGCCTTCTGCTTCACCCTCTGCTGCATCCTGTTCTGGCTGGCGGTGGTGGTCGTCGGCGTGGCCGTGCTCACCGTGTACCTCTACTACCGCCCGCAGCCGCCGAAGCTCCGGGTGACCGACGCGTCCCTGAACGCCGGGTACGTGGACGAGCTGACCGTCCCCGGCGGCCCGGCCCGCGGCCTCGCGCTCAACGCCGACCTCACCGTGCTGGTCGCCATCACGAGCCCCAACACCAAGGTGAAGATGGTCCTCTGGTACATGCAGCTGGACCTGTACTTCGAGGGCCACAGGATCGGCACTTCGACGGTGCTGCCGGCGCCGCTGTTCGAGGAGCCCCGCACCTACGCGCTCCGGACCGTGGACTTCGTCGTCAGCGAGGCGCCACTGTCGCGGGAGGACGCCATCGCGTGGAGGAACGGGACGGTGGCGGGCGGGCCCGTGAAGCTCAAGCTCGTCGGGAAGTTCCACACGCAGCTCAACTTCGGGCGGTGGCTGCCGTACAAGTACTGGGTGTACCCGCGCTGCACCCTCTGGATGGACCCGCCGCCCAACGGCGGGCTGGTTCGGGCACGCTGCTGA